A portion of the Panthera tigris isolate Pti1 chromosome E1, P.tigris_Pti1_mat1.1, whole genome shotgun sequence genome contains these proteins:
- the RUNDC1 gene encoding RUN domain-containing protein 1, with protein sequence MAAVEASAEPVTVVAVVGPKAKDEEEEEEESPPPCEAVRWAPVGAVAEAGPGTAAFSEEAAAEEPGAAPGSPPDSPGRTLRRLRAERRRLDSALLALSSHFAQVQFRLRQVVRGAPAEQQRLLRELEDFAFRGCPHVLGYGGSEDPASDDGDGLPGDRPRLRGENQSEQEKRERLETQREKQKELILQLKTQLDDLETFAYQEGSYDSLPQSVVLERQQVIIDELIKKLDMNLNEDISSLSTEELRQRVDAAVAQIVNPARVKEQLVEQLKTQIRDLEMFINFIQDEVGSPLQADSAHCECKASGKTGSGSTRTDSGRLPPGNSKTKAEDVKKVQETGLHLMRRALAVLQIFAVSQFGCATGQIPQTLWQRSQADRDYSPLLKRLEVSVDRVKQLALRHQPHDHVITSANLQDLSLGGKDELTTAVRKELTVAVRDLLAHGLYASSPGMSLVMAPIACLLPAFSSAPEAMHPWELFVKYYHAKNGRAYVESPARKLSQSFALPVMGGTVVTPKQSLLTAIHMVLTEHDPFKRSADSELKALVCMALNEQRLVSWVNLICKSGSLIEPHYQPWSYMAHTGFESALNLLSRLSSLKFSLPVDLAVRQLKNIKDAF encoded by the exons ATGGCGGCTGTCGAAGCGTCTGCGGAGCCGGTAACGGTGGTAGCTGTCGTTGGTCCAAAGGCGAAGGacgaagaggaagaggaagaggagtcGCCGCCACCTTGCGAGGCGGTGCGCTGGGCCCCGGTGGGGGCAGTGGCGGAGGCCGGGCCTGGGACAGCTGCGTTCTCGGAAGAGGCGGCAGCCGAGGAGCCAGGCGCGGCCCCGGGCTCCCCTCCCGACTCTCCCGGCCGGACGCTGCGGCGGCTGCGGGCTGAGCGGCGGCGGCTGGACTCGGCGCTGCTTGCGCTGTCCTCGCACTTCGCGCAAGTGCAGTTCCGCCTGCGCCAGGTGGTGCGCGGTGCGCCCGCGGAGCAGCAGCGCCTCCTGCGCGAGCTCGAGGACTTCGCTTTCCGCGGTTGCCCGCACGTCCTGGGTTATGGGGGGTCCGAGGACCCCGCCAGCGACGATGGCGATGGGTTGCCAGGGGACCGGCCACGATTGCGGGGCGAGAACCAG AGTGAGCAGGAGAAACGGGAACGTCTGGAAACCcaaagggagaagcagaaagaacttATACTGCAGCTCAAAACCCAGCTGGATGACCTGGAAACATTTGCCTATCAAGAGGGCAGTTACGACTCCCTGCCACAGTCCGTGGTCTTGGAAAGACAGCAG GTGATCATAGATGAACTAATAAAGAAACTGGACATGAATCTGAATGAGGACATCAGTTCACTGTCCACTGAGGAGCTGCGGCAGCGTGTGGATGCAGCTGTGGCTCAGATTGTCAACCCGGCCCGAGTGAAAGaacagttggttgagcagctgaaGACTCAGATCCGAGACCTCGAGATGTTCATCAACTTCATCCAAG ATGAAGTGGGAAGCCCACTGCAGGCAGACAGTGCACACTGTGAGTGCAAGGCCAGTGGGAAGACAGGAAGTGGCTCCACCAGAACTGACAGCGGCAGACTGCCTCCAGGAAACAGCAAGA caaaggcagAAGACGTGAAGAAGGTTCAGGAGACGGGGCTGCACCTCATGCGGCGTGCACTCGCAGTGCTCCAGATCTTTGCCGTTAGCCAGTTTGGTTGCGCCACGGGCCAGATCCCACAAACCCTGTGGCAGAGAAGCCAGGCTGACAGGGACTACTCCCCCTTACTGAAGAGGCTGGAGGTATCAGTAGACAGAGTGAAGCAGCTCGCCCTGAGGCACCAGCCGCACGACCACGTCATCACCTCCGCCAACCTCCAGGACCTCTCTCTGGGAGGCAAGGACGAGCTGACCACGGCCGTGCGGAAGGAGCTGACAGTGGCTGTAAGGGACCTGCTGGCCCATGGACTCTACGCCTCCTCACCGGGGATGAGCCTTGTCATGGCCCCCATTGCTTGTTTGCTGCCAGCCTTCTCCTCAGCCCCCGAGGCCATGCACCCGTGGGAGCTCTTTGTGAAGTACTACCATGCTAAGAACGGCCGTGCTTATGTGGAATCCCCCGCACGGAAGCTCTCCCAGTCCTTTGCCCTGCCGGTTATGGGAGGCACTGTGGTGACCCCCAAGCAGAGCTTACTGACCGCCATCCACATGGTGTTGACGGAGCACGACCCTTTTAAGCGCAGCGCAGACTCAGAGCTCAAGGCCTTGGTGTGCATGGCACTCAATGAGCAGCGGCTCGTGTCCTGGGTGAACCTGATCTGCAAGTCGGGGTCCCTCATCGAGCCCCACTACCAGCCCTGGAGCTACATGGCGCACACAGGCTTTGAGAGCGCCCTCAACCTGCTCAGTCGCCTCAGCAGCCTCAAGTTCAGCCTCCCTGTAGACCTGGCCGTGCGCCAGCTCAAGAACATCAAAGATGCCTTTTGA